One Spinacia oleracea cultivar Varoflay chromosome 4, BTI_SOV_V1, whole genome shotgun sequence DNA segment encodes these proteins:
- the LOC130472079 gene encoding uncharacterized protein: MGKAVQWPPKSSKPESKKNPSKWCDFHADIGHTTNDCVALRREVAYLLKNGYLKDVMSDKAPKRHARENEIDRPTRVVAAKYLTPISFDESDVGDISDKHHDGLVISIPVGNCMIKRVLVDNGSSTNVMMLDALKEMGLNPDTDVVKKSTVLIGFSGEAKTTFGEVTLPVYAQGINQQALDPRHEDHPLDIPSDHQIPNSMGGSGNQRRSTRI, encoded by the exons atggggaaagcgGTGCAGTGGCCACCGAAGTCCAGTAAACCCGAATCAAAGAAGAATCCGTCaaaatggtgtgatttccaCGCCGACATCGGTCACACCACCAACGACTGCGTTGCATTAAGGAGAGAAGTAGCCTACCTGTTGAAGAACGGATACCTCAAAGACGTCATGTCAGACAAAGCCC cgaagaggCATGCTCGAGAAAACGAGATAGACAGACCGACCCGAGTCGTAGCCGCAaagtatctaacccctatatcttttgatgaatctgatgtAGGGGACATCTCGGACAAACATCACGATGGCCTGGTGATATCCATTCCTGTTGGaaactgcatgatcaaacgagtcctaGTCGACAACGGCAGTTCAACTAATGTGATGATGCTCGACGCCCTCAAGGAGATGGGGCTCAACCCGGATACAGATGTCGTCAAGAAATCCACCGTGCTGATAGGGTTCAGCGGTGAGGCAAAAACCACCTTCGGAGAAGTCACCTTACCTGTTTACGCTCAAggaatcaaccaacag gccctggatccacgacatgaagaCCATCCCCTCGACATACCATCAGACCATCAAATTCCCaactcgatggggggttcaggaaatcaaaggagatcaACAAGAATCTAA
- the LOC110802894 gene encoding cellulose synthase A catalytic subunit 6 [UDP-forming]-like, producing MAANGRLVAGSHNRNEFVLINADDIGRVTSVKELSGQLCQICGDDIVMDDDEPFVACNECAFPVCRPCYDYERNEGNQACPQCKTRYKRIKGFARVEGDEDEDDLDDIENELKYAGKDNDPQHIAEAIFSSRLNVGRAPSNASGFSTPAELDPSAHSQEQLLLTNGSEDPYISSERHALIVPPFMSRGKKVHPVSFPDSAMSLPPRPMDPKKDLAVYGYGSVAWKDRMEEWKRRQNDKLQMVKHQEENGNYDGGEPDDPDLPKMDEGRQPLSRKLPISSSRINPYRIVIVLRMVILGLFFHYRILHPVRDAFALWLLSVICEIWFAVSWILDQFPKWQPIERETYLDRLSLRYEKEGKPSELAPVDVYVSTVDPMKEPPLITANTVLSILAADYPVDKVSCYVSDDGAAMLTFEALSETSEFARKWVPFCKKYQIEPRAPEWYFSQKVDYLKDKVHPAFVRERRAMKRDYEEFKIRINGLVSMAQKVPEEGWTMQDGTPWPGNNVRDHPGMIQVFLGQNGVRDLDGNELPKLVYVSREKRPGFDHHKKAGAMNSLIRVSAVLSNAPYLLNVDCDHYINNSKALREAMCFLMDPISGKKICYVQFPQRFDGIDRHDRYSNRNVVFFDINMKGLDGIQGPIYVGTGCVFRRQALYGYDAPKVKKPPGKTCNCWPKWCFCCCCFGSRKNNRKSKTKDNSKLKDNKKKSKNKDSSTQIHALENIEEGIEGIDNEKSALMPQVKFEKKFGQSPVFIASTLMEEGGMPHGVSEASLLKEAIHVISCGYEDKTEWGKEVGWIYGSVTEDILTGFKMHCHGWRSVYCMPKRAAFKGSAPINLSDRLHQVLRWALGSVEILLSRHCPIWYGFNSGLKPLERFSYIASVVYPLTSIPLLVYCTLPAVCLLTGKFIVPEISSYASILFMGLFISIAVTSILEMQWGHVQIDDMWRNEQFWVIGGVSAHLFALFQGLLKVLAGVDTNFTVTSKAADDGEFSDLYLFKWTSLLIPPMTLLVMNIIGVIVGISDAINNGYESWGPLFGRLFFAMWVIIHLYPFLKGMMGKQDRVPTILIVWSILLASIFSLLWVRVNPFTAKGGIVLEVCGLDCD from the exons ATGGCTGCCAATGGCCGGCTGGTTGCCGGTTCGCACAATCGAAACGAATTCGTTCTTATCAATGCCGATGATATTGGAAGA GTGACATCAGTGAAAGAATTGAGTGGACAGCTTTGTCAGATTTGTGGAGATGATATAGTAATGGATGATGACGAGCCATTTGTTGCTTGCAATGAGTGTGCTTTCCCAGTGTGTAGACCTTGCTATGACTATgaaagaaatgaaggaaatcAAGCTTGTCCTCAGTGCAAAACCCGTTACAAGCGTATTAAAG GGTTTGCAAGAGTTGAGGGTGATGAGGATGAAGATGATCTTGATGATATAGAAAATGAGCTCAAATACGCGGGTAAGGATAACGACCCTCAGCACATTGCTGAAGCAATATTTTCATCCCGGCTTAATGTTGGCCGGGCTCCATCCAATGCCTCCGGCTTTTCAACACCGGCAGAGTTGGATCCGTCTGCCCATTCACAGGAACAACTTCTCTTAACTAATGGATCAGAG GATCCTTATATTTCATCGGAGAGGCATGCTTTAATAGTCCCTCCTTTTATGAGCCGTGGGAAGAAAGTCCACCCTGTATCATTTCCTGATTCAGCAATGTCCT TGCCACCTAGACCAATGGACCCCAAGAAAGATCTAGCAGTTTATGGATATGGAAGTGTTGCTTGGAAAGATAGGATGGAAGAATGGAAGAGAAGGCAGAATGACAAGCTTCAAATGGTTAAGCACCAAGAGGAGAATGGAAACTATGATGGAGGAGAACCTGATGATCCCGATTTGCCTAA GATGGACGAAGGAAGGCAGCCACTGTCGAGAAAACTACCCATTTCATCAAGCAGGATAAATCCATACAGGATAGTCATTGTTCTTCGTATGGTTATTCTTGGGCTCTTCTTTCACTATAGAATCCTCCACCCTGTGAGAGATGCATTTGCACTGTGGCTGTTATCAGTCATTTGTGAGATATGGTTTGCTGTGTCGTGGATTTTGGATCAGTTTCCGAAATGGCAGCCCATTGAACGAGAAACTTATCTCGATAGGCTTTCGCTGAG GTATGAGAAGGAAGGCAAGCCATCTGAGCTAGCCCCAGTAGATGTTTATGTGTCAACTGTCGACCCTATGAAAGAACCTCCACTTATCACAGCAAACACTGTTCTTTCTATCCTTGCTGCGGATTACCCAGTGGACAAGGTTTCATGCTATGTCTCAGATGATGGTGCAGCCATGCTTACTTTTGAAGCCCTTTCTGAGACCTCTGAGTTTGCAAGAAAATGGGTCCCATTTTGCAAGAAGTATCAAATTGAACCTCGTGCTCCTGAATGGTATTTCTCTCAGAAGGTTGATTATCTGAAAGATAAAGTGCATCCTGCCTTTGTCAGGGAACGCCGTGCCATGAAG AGAGACTATGAAGAGTTCAAAATCCGGATAAATGGGTTGGTTTCCATGGCACAAAAGGTTCCTGAGGAAGGTTGGACTATGCAAGATGGAACCCCGTGGCCTGGAAACAATGTTAGGGATCATCCTGGAATGATACAG GTGTTCCTTGGCCAAAATGGTGTCCGTGACTTGGATGGAAATGAGCTGCCTAAACTTGTTTATGTTTCTCGTGAGAAGAGACCCGGATTTGATCATCATAAAAAAGCTGGTGCCATGAATTCCTTG ATAAGAGTTTCAGCAGTTCTCTCAAATGCACCATACCTACTTAATGTGGATTGTGATCACTACATCAACAACAGTAAGGCACTCCGTGAAGCCATGTGCTTCTTAATGGATCCCATATCAGGGAAGAAAATATGCTATGTACAGTTTCCTCAGAGGTTTGATGGCATTGATAGACATGATCGATACTCTAACCGTAATGTTGTATTCTTTGAT ATCAACATGAAAGGGTTGGATGGTATCCAAGGACCAATTTATGTCGGAACAGGTTGTGTTTTCAGAAGGCAAGCACTTTATGGGTATGATGCCCCTAAAGTAAAGAAGCCCCCAGGCAAGACCTGTAATTGTTGGCCGAAATGGTGCTTTTGCTGCTGCTGTTTTGGATCCAGAAAGAATAACCGAAAATCAAAAACCAAGGATAACAGCAAGCTCAAGGACAACAAAAAGAAGTCCAAAAACAAGGATTCATCCACACAAATACACGCTCTTGAAAACATTGAGGAAGGTATTGAAG GAATCGATAATGAAAAGTCTGCTCTTATGCCCCAAGTGAAATTCGAGAAGAAATTTGGTCAGTCTCCGGTCTTTATAGCTTCCACACTGATGGAGGAAGGTGGAATGCCTCATGGTGTAAGTGAAGCATCACTATTGAAGGAGGCCATCCATGTCATCAGTTGTGGGTACGAGGACAAAACTGAATGGGGAAAAGAG GTTGGTTGGATTTATGGTTCAGTTACAGAAGATATCCTGACTGGGTTCAAAATGCATTGTCATGGATGGAGGTCAGTGTACTGCATGCCAAAAAGAGCTGCATTTAAAGGGTCTGCTCCAATTAATCTGTCTGACCGTCTCCACCAAGTTCTTCGGTGGGCTTTGGGATCTGTTGAGATATTGTTGAGCAGACACTGCCCTATTTGGTATGGGTTTAACAGTGGTCTCAAACCACTGGAGCGATTTTCTTATATTGCCTCTGTTGTGTACCCATTGACGTCTATCCCACTGCTTGTCTATTGTACTCTCCCAGCTGTCTGTCTTCTCACCGGGAAATTCATTGTTCCTGAG ATCAGCAGCTATGCAAGTATTTTGTTTATGGGTCTGTTTATTTCCATCGCGGTAACGAGTATCCTAGAAATGCAATGGGGACATGTGCAAATCGACGACATGTGGAGGAATGAACAATTTTGGGTGATTGGAGGTGTATCTGCCCATCTTTTTGCCCTCTTTCAAGGTCTACTAAAGGTTCTTGCTGGTGTGGACACCAACTTTACTGTCACATCCAAAGCAGCAGATGACGGAGAATTCTCAGACCTTTACTTGTTCAAGTGGACTTCCCTGTTGATCCCACCCATGACTTTGCTGGTGATGAACATCATCGGGGTTATAGTCGGGATATCAGATGCCATTAACAACGGGTACGAGTCATGGGGTCCTCTATTCGGTAGGCTCTTCTTTGCAATGTGGGTCATCATTCATCTTTACCCCTTCCTCAAGGGTATGATGGGAAAACAAGATCGCGTCCCCACCATTCTCATCGTCTGGTCCATTTTACTTGCATCCATTTTCTCCCTTCTATGGGTCAGAGTTAACCCGTTCACAGCCAAAGGCGGTATTGTTCTCGAAGTATGTGGGTTGGATTGTGATTAG